The Malus domestica chromosome 13, GDT2T_hap1 genome includes a window with the following:
- the LOC108172084 gene encoding uncharacterized mitochondrial protein AtMg00810-like, translated as MEDEFQALQSTGTWDLVPFHPSLNLLDVSNAFLHGTLKEDVYMVQPPGFVDQSKPQHVCKLNRLFIKNDSTITFILVYVDDIIITGSSSTVCQSIIAQLQTMFPVKDLSDIHYFIGIEVHRSTKDLFMHQSKYALDLLKKTDMIGVKPCSIPIGSAKLDHSGSHFFDPTFYRSTVRALQYLTWTWPNLAFAVNKVCQYMHSPRTIHSQAVKRILRYLKGTLDSGLWFTKGPQYLTTWFNADWAGCPVDRRSTSDYCVFLGLNLISWSAKKQCTVAQLSIEAEYRSLANTATELNWVCKVLQDISFHILKTLAIFCDNKSAIALAFNPVFHARTKHVEIDYHYIREKVLCGKVSVHHVASLFQLADIFTKSLPSDLFAELTSMLSVSSSHFSLRGCVRNIIGPSTSSVCD; from the exons ATGGAGGATGAGTTTCAAGCTTTGCAATCAACTGGAACTTGGGATTTAGTTCCTTTTCATCCTAGTTTGAACTTG CTTGATGTTAGTAATGCGTTTTTGCATGGTACATTAAAGGAAGATGTTTACATGGTCCAACCTCCTGGCTTTGTTGATCAGTCCAAACCTCAACATGTATGCAAACTCAACCG TCTGTTTATAAAAAATGATTCCACCATTACTTTCATCTTggtctatgttgatgatatcatAATCACTGGCAGTTCTAGCACAGTCTGTCAGTCCATTATTGCTCAGTTACAAACTATGTTTCCTGTGAAAGACTTGAGTGATATTCACTACTTTATCGGCATTGAGGTTCATAGGTCTACTAAGGATTTATTTATGCATCAGTCTAAATATGCACTGGATTTGTTAAAGAAAACTGATATGATTGGTGTCAAGCCTTGCTCCATTCCTATTGGTTCTGCTAAACTGGATCACTCAGGTTCTCATTTCTTCGATCCTACATTTTATCGCTCCACTGTTAGGGCTTTGCAGTATCTAACATGGACTTGGCCTAATTTGGCCTTTGCTGTTAATAAAGTATGTCAGTATATGCATTCTCCTCGGACAATTCACTCACAGGCAGTTAAACGGATACTTCGATATTTGAAGGGTACCCTTGATTCCGGTCTTTGGTTTACTAAAGGTCCTCAATATCTAACTACGTGGTTtaatgcagattgggcaggatGTCCTGTTGACAGAAGATCAACTAGTGACTACTGTGTCTTTCTTGGACTGAATCTCATATCCTGGAGTGCAAAGAAGCAATGCACTGTTGCCCAATTGTCTATTGAGGCCGAGTACCGGTCTCTGGCTAATACAGCCACTGAACTCAATTGGGTTTGTAAAGTATTGCAGGACATTTCCTTTCATATTCTCAAAACTCttgcaattttttgtgataataaaAGTGCAATTGCACTGGCCTTCAATCCTGTATTTCATGCCAGGACTAAACATGTTGAAATCGACTATCACTATATTCGAGAAAAGGTTCTCTGTGGCAAAGTCAGTGTGCATCATGTTGCTTCTCTTTTTCAACTTGCTGACATTTTTACTAAATCTTTGCCCTCTGATCTGTTTGCAGAATTGACTTCCATGCTTTCAGTGAGCTCTTCTCActtcagcttgagggggtgtgttAGGAATATAATAGGACCATCAACTAGTTCTGTATGTGATTAA
- the LOC103423905 gene encoding pentatricopeptide repeat-containing protein DOT4, chloroplastic-like encodes MEALPSAQIQRLIVTENPINTAHYKHSRNAKPTTKVAVTHKVFDKMPHSDTFAWNRLIQTHIANADFHHALATYHQMLLRGVRPDRHTLPRVLSASRLSADLSLGKQLHAHAHKLGCSGDRYVVAALIELYGRLDSADSAKGLFDKSLVKDSVSWTMLARLYIAEGKPGKAVHVFERMVESGAQIDSVAVATAAGACGMLRSLIDGTKVHRVAKERGLEYDVLVSNTLLKMYMDCGCVDEAWAVFNQMPEKDVISWTEMIHANVKRGGFNEGLKLFRQMVGDGVKPDPLSVSSVLPACARMSAGKHGKETHGFLLRHGIRMNLTVLNALMDMYVKSGFIESAAKVFARLKYRDLVSWTVMITGYSLHGQGKIGVDLFCQMEKETSIQIDEITYAAVLHACVAARMVEEGKFYFNCIKTPTVAHCALFVTLLSRSGLFDEANNFIADKKIEGDPEVLRALLDGCRIHRQLKLGRRVIEQLCDWEPLNADNYVLLANWYAENAKRDMVDEVRGMMTDMGLRPNRAYTWTEIRNKIHVFGTGDVTHPRSQGIYWELQCLMQKMEDGGDRPDSDFSFHDVDEERECIPTGHSEMLAISFGLISTQSRTTIRVTKNLRVCRRCHDSAKIISRMEGREIILKDPNCFHHFKDGYCTCDDFW; translated from the coding sequence ATGGAAGCCCTTCCATCCGCCCAAATCCAGCGCTTGATCGTCACCGAGAACCCAATCAACACCGCCCACTACAAGCACTCCCGAAATGCTAAACCCACCACGAAGGTAGCCGTCACCCACAAGGTGTTCGACAAAATGCCCCACTCAGACACCTTCGCATGGAACAGACTTATCCAGACCCATATCGCCAATGCCGACTTCCACCACGCCCTCGCCACTTACCACCAAATGCTCCTCCGCGGCGTTCGCCCCGACAGACACACTCTCCCTCGCGTCTTGTCTGCCTCTCGGCTTTCGGCTGATCTCTCCCTCGGCAAGCAACTCCATGCCCACGCTCACAAGCTCGGCTGCTCTGGTGACCGGTACGTGGTTGCTGCTCTCATTGAGTTGTACGGTCGCCTCGACAGCGCGGACTCCGCGAAAGGGCTGTTTGACAAGTCCCTGGTTAAGGACTCTGTTTCATGGACAATGCTGGCCAGGCTGTACATTGCGGAAGGTAAACCCGGCAAGGCGGTTCATGTGTTTGAGAGAATGGTGGAGTCCGGAGCACAGATAGATTCTGTAGCTGTGGCGACGGCGGCTGGTGCCTGTGGCATGTTGAGATCGTTGATTGATGGAACAAAAGTACACAGGGTTGCCAAGGAACGTGGATTGGAGTATGATGTGTTGGTGAGCAATACCCTCTTGAAAATGTACATGGACTGTGGCTGTGTCGACGAAGCTTGGGCAGTTTTCAACCAAATGCCGGAGAAAGATGTCATTTCTTGGACAGAAATGATTCATGCCAATGTGAAGAGGGGAGGCTTCAATGAGGGTCTTAAGCTGTTTAGGCAGATGGTTGGAGACGGGGTGAAACCTGATCCGCTCTCGGTCTCTAGTGTTCTCCCAGCATGCGCAAGAATGTCTGCAGGTAAACATGGCAAAGAGACTCATGGATTCTTGCTGCGACATGGTATTCGAATGAATCTCACCGTTCTGAATGCTCTTATGGACATGTATGTCAAGTCGGGATTTATCGAATCAGCTGCAAAAGTTTTTGCCAGGTTGAAGTACAGAGATCTTGTTTCGTGGACAGTGATGATAACCGGGTACAGCTTACACGGACAAGGAAAGATCGGAGTAGATTTATTCTGCCAAATGGAGAAGGAAACGAGTATACAGATCGATGAAATCACCTATGCTGCTGTCCTTCATGCTTGCGTTGCAGCACGCATGGTCGAGGAAGGGAAGTTTTATTTCAACTGCATCAAGACACCTACAGTTGCACATTGTGCTTTGTTCGTAACTCTTCTATCGCGTTCTGGGCTGTTTGATGAGGCAAATAACTTTATTGCCGATAAAAAGATCGAAGGAGATCCCGAGGTACTGAGAGCACTGCTAGACGGCTGTAGGATTCACCGGCAACTGAAATTGGGAAGGCGGGTTATCGAGCAGCTCTGTGACTGGGAACCTCTTAATGCCGACAACTATGTGTTGCTTGCCAACTGGTATGCCGAAAATGCAAAACGGGACATGGTCGATGAGGTTCGAGGAATGATGACAGACATGGGTTTGAGACCTAATAGAGCTTATACTTGGACAGAAATCAGAAACAAAATTCATGTGTTCGGGACGGGGGACGTAACGCACCCAAGATCACAGGGAATATACTGGGAGTTGCAgtgtttgatgcagaaaatggaagACGGAGGAGATCGACCTGATTCGGATTTTAGTTTCCATGATGTGGATGAAGAGCGCGAGTGCATTCCGACTGGCCACAGTGAAATGCTGGCTATTTCTTTCGGACTCATCAGTACACAATCCAGGACAACGATACGTGTAACTAAGAACCTACGGGTGTGTCGCAGGTGCcatgattctgcaaaaattatATCCCGGATGGAAGGACGAGAAATCATACTCAAGGACCCAAATTGTTTCCACCATTTTAAGGATGGTTATTGTACATGTGATGATTTTTGGTGA
- the LOC139190478 gene encoding uncharacterized protein, with amino-acid sequence MASSAMKGRAWTRKEDEALCKAYRWISEDSVRGISQTSEGVWTRVSKKYLEFYEGTIPPNTRNHESCSSRWKKHLHPSLNKWHQALLAAASRHESGANYYDEVRQAEKLYMESSSKPFQFHGCWEICKGWVLFEDPPQHRVDYLEAASPSVDMNEDGSPTIQQTRVENPTPSEISSPRAMGRNKARRLREKGKANADYAAQHEVAASFRLLAEQNAREAEERKCRHEERAKQIQEEMDDKNMERNTSNYTPMSKAYFDRKKKEIMVRRQLFTSDYTPTMPDDEDDIDYGY; translated from the exons atggcctcatctgcaatgaaaggtagggcttggacccgaaaagaagatgaagctctttgcaaggcttatagatggatctcagaagatagtgtgagggggatttctcaaacaagtgaaggtgtttggactcgtgtgtccaaaaaatacttagagttctacgaaggcaccattccaccgaatacccgaaaccacgaaagttgttcttcaagatggaagaaacatcttcatccaagtttgaataaatggcatcaagcactattagcagcagcaagtagacatgaaagcggcgccaattactatgacgaa gtacgccaagcggagaaattgtatatggagagcagctcaaaaccctttcagtttcacggttgttgggaaatttgtaaagggtgggtgttatttgaagatccacctcaacatagagTGGATTATTTGGAGGCTGCATCCCCATCTGtagatatgaatgaagatggatctcctaccattcaacaaacaagggtagaaaatccgaCTCCGTCCGAAATTTCTTCACCTAGGgctatgggacgaaacaaggcccgaaggttgagggaaaagggcaaggcaaaTGCTGATTACGCCGCTCAACATGAAGTGGCGGCCTCATTTCGATTACTGGCGGAGCAAAATGCCCGTGAGGCGGAAGAAAGGAAGTGTAGACATGAAGAGCgagccaaacaaatacaagaagagatggatgataagaatatggaaaggaacacttcgaattacactccaatgagtaaggcctattttgataggaaaaaaaaagaaattatggtTCGGCGGCAATTGTTTACCtctgactatactcctacaatgccggatgatgaagatgatattgattatggatattaa
- the LOC103423904 gene encoding calnexin homolog 1-like — translation MAGTRWRRITDLLLLLLLIGCSASQIHASSEYEVDSIFYEPFSESFEGRWIVSSKDEYQGVWKLSKSEGHDDYGLLVSEKARKYAVVKEMDKAVSLADGTVVLQFEVRLQNGLECGGAYLKYLRPQEAGWKAEEFDNESPYSIMFGPDKCGSTNKVHFIFKHKNPKSGEYVEHHLKDPPSVPSDKLSHVYTAILKPDNEVRILIDGEEKKKANFLSNKDFEPALIPAKTIPDPEDQKPEDWDERLKIPDPNAVKPDDWDEDAPMEIEDEDAVKPEGWLDDEPEEIDDPEATRPEDWDDEEDGVWEPTKTDNPKCSLAPGCGEWKKPMKHNPAYKGKWSPPMIDNPSYKGIWKPREIPNPDYFETEKPNFEPIAAIGIEIWTMQDGILFDNMLIADDEKVAESVRLTTWKPKFETEKEKQKAEEEAAGLSDGLSSYQKKVFDLLYKIADVSFLDAYKPRIIELIEKGEKQPNITIGVIVSVVVVLLSIFFKILFGGKKPAVVTVPEPSRAAAARTSHDEGSSGEKEDEIEKEEAAAPPPRRRSARRET, via the exons ATGGCAGGAACACGGTGGCGTCGAATCACTgacctccttcttcttctgctgctgATTGGCTGCTCTGCTTCCCAGATCCACGCTTCTTCAGAATACGAAGTCGATTCG ATCTTTTACGAGCCATTTTCTGAGTCGTTTGAAGGCAGATGGATTGTTTCTTCGAAAGATGAGTACCAAG GGGTATGGAAACTGTCCAAGAGTGAGGGACATGATGATTACGGGCTTCTGGTAAGTGAGAAGGCGAGGAAGTATGCAGTGGTGAAAGAGATGGACAAGGCTGTGAGCCTTGCTGATGGAACTGTTGTCCTACAGTTTGAGGTCCGGCTCCAGAACGGGCTTGAATGTGGCGGTGCTTACTTGAAGTACCTCCGGCCACAGGAGGCTGGATGGAAAGCGGAGGAATTTGACAATGAGTCGCCATATTCTATTATGTTTGGACCGGACAAATGTGGTTCCACAAACAAGGTTCATTTCATTTTTAAGCACAAGAACCCCAAGAGTGGAGAGTATGTTGAGCACCATCTCAAGGACCCTCCATCCGTGCCCTCCGATAAGCTGTCTCATGTTTACACTGCCATACTGAAACCTGATAACGAAGTTAGGATTTTGATAGAtggggaggagaagaagaaggcgaaTTTCCTGTCGAATAAAGATTTTGAGCCTGCATTGATTCCAGCCAAGACAATTCCTGACCCAGAGGATCAAAAGCCAGAGGATTGGGATGAGCGGCTGAAGATTCCAGACCCCAATGCCGTTAAGCCTGATGATTGGGACGAGGATGCACCAATGGAAATTGAGGACGAGGATGCTGTGAAACCTGAAGGGTGGTTGGATGATGAGCCTGAAGAGATTGATGACCCTGAGGCGACAAGGCCAGAAGATTGGGACGATGAAGAGGATGGTGTATGGGAACCGACAAAGACGGATAACCCCAAGTGTTCATTGGCACCTGGTTGTGGAGAATGGAAGAAGCCAATGAAACATAATCCTGCTTATAAAGGAAAATGGAGCCCTCCTATGATTGACAACCCCAGTTACAAGGGCATCTGGAAGCCTCGAGAAATTCCAAACCCTGATTACTTCGAGACTGAGAAGCCCAACTTTGAGCCCATTGCTGCTATTGGCATTGAGATCTGGACAATGCAGGACGGAATATTGTTTGACAATATGCTCATAGCTGATGATGAGAAGGTTGCTGAATCTGTTAGGCTAACAACGTGGAAGCCGAAGTTTGAAACTGAGAAAGAGAAACAGAAGGCTGAGGAAGAAGCTGCAGGTCTTTCCGATGGACTCTCAAGCTACCAG AAGAAAGTATTCGACCTTCTTTACAAGATAGCAGATGTTTCTTTCTTGGATGCATACAAACCCAGGATCATT GAATTGATTGAGAAGGGAGAAAAACAGCCCAATATTACAATTGGTGTTATCGTCTCTGTCGTGGTTGTTCTCTTgtcaattttctttaaaatcctGTTTGGTGGCAAGAAACCGGCGGTG GTCACTGTTCCAGAACCAAGCAGGGCTGCGGCTGCACGGACTTCCCATGATGAAGGAAGCAGCGGCGAGAAGGAAGATGAGATTGAGAAAGAAGAAGCTGCTGCTCCTCCTCCCCGCAGGCGGTCTGCCAGAAGGGAAACATGA
- the LOC103441525 gene encoding respiratory burst oxidase homolog protein D-like, with protein sequence MNGHHDEEGMLTSSEYNSDTESTQSTALGGSTRFERRAFSGPLGTSNYAPTTSSNSSRAWRRNKSTKVDNSGGTDKTTSTTSDKNNDNDYVEITLDIRDDSVAVHSVQAAGGASSEDPELALLAKRTLEGKKSSSFRSSLFRNTSSHIRQVSQELKRLASFTKRPSNAKRFDRTKSATAYALKNLKFITAKTGAASTSGWAAVDKRYDELTAKSNWLLHSSLFGECIGMNKESKEFAGELFRALARRRNITGDIINKAQLREFWEQISDESFDSRLLTFFDMVDRDADGRITEEEVTEIISMSASANKLSNIQKQAKEYAALIMEELDPDNVGYIMVENLETLLLQAPVSQSVSVNESRVLSQLLSQKLKPTQEDNPIRRCYQKTKYFVLDNWQRVWVMMLWLVIVSGLFAYKFLQYREKEAAFEVMGYCVCIAKGGAEILKFNMALILLPVCRNTITWLRNRTKLGVVVPFDDNLNFHKVIAVGIIVGVGLHAGSHLTCDFPRILHATEDEYEDLKPYFGEEQPPNYWWFVKGVEGWTGILMVVLMTIAFTLATPWFRRNKLNLPKPLKKLTGFNAFWYSHHLFVIVYGLLIVHGIKLYLTKEWYNKTTWMYLAVPVTLYACERLIRAFRSSIKPVKIIKVAVYPGNVLALHMSKPQGFKYKSGQYMFVNCAAVSPFEWHPFSITSAPGDDYLSVHIRTLGDWTRQLKTVFSEICQPPTGGRSGLLRADMQGGNNPSFPKILIDGPYGAPAQDYKKYDVVLLVGLGIGATPMVSIVKDIINNMKMKGKEDDDSESALESGRATPNASSHNNSNTGKNKSNKGFKTRKAYYYWVTREQGSFEWFKGILNEVADMDEKGVIEMHNYCTSVYEEGDARSALIAMLQSLHHAKNGVDVVSGTRVKSHFAKPNWRQVYKDIARHHPGSRVGVFYCGAPALTKDLKELALYFSHKTTTKFEFHKENF encoded by the exons ATGAACGGTCATCACGACGAGGAAGGGATGCTTACGTCCTCGGAGTACAACTCCGACACCGAGTCGACTCAGTCCACCGCGCTCGGAGGTAGCACCCGGTTCGAAAGACGAGCTTTCAGCGGCCCGCTGGGAACGTCTAACTACGCACCGACCACGTCCTCCAACTCCAGCCGCGCGTGGCGGCGGAATAAGAGCACCAAGGTTGACAACTCCGGCGGCACGGATAAGACTACTAGTACTACTTCCGACAAAAACAACGACAATGATTACGTGGAGATCACTCTCGACATCCGAGACGACTCCGTCGCCGTCCACAGCGTCCAGGCCGCCGGCGGTGCCAGCAGCGAAGATCCCGAGCTGGCTCTGCTCGCCAAGCGGACGCTGGAGGGGAAGAAGTCGTCGTCGTTCCGGTCGTCACTTTTTCGGAACACGTCGTCGCACATCCGGCAGGTCTCTCAGGAGCTGAAGCGGCTGGCTTCCTTCACCAAGAGGCCCTCCAACGCGAAGCGGTTCGATCGGACTAAGTCAGCAACTGCCTACGCCTTGAAGAACCTCAAGTTCATCACCGCCAAGACCGGCGCCGCCTCCACCTCCGGCTGGGCCGCCGTAGACAAGCGCTACGACGAGCTCACCGCCAAATCCAACTGGCTCCTCCACTCCTCCCTCTTTGGCGAATGCATAG GGATGAACAAGGAGTCCAAGGAGTTTGCCGGAGAACTTTTCCGGGCACTTGCTCGGAGGCGGAACATAACCGGCGATATTATCAACAAGGCGCAACTGAGAGAATTCTGGGAGCAAATCTCCGATGAAAGTTTTGACTCCAGACTCCTAACATTCTTTGACAT GGTGGATAGAGACGCCGATGGAAGAATCACTGAAGAAGAAGTCACAGAG ATTATAAGCATGAGTGCTTCCGCAAACAAGCTCTCAAACATTCAGAAACAAGCAAAGGAATATGCAGCTTTGATCATGGAAGAACTCGACCCGGACAATGTCGGTTACATCATGGTTGAAAATTTGGAAACTTTGTTGCTGCAAGCTCCGGTTAGCCAATCTGTGAGCGTAAACGAAAGCCGGGTTTTGAGTCAGCTTCTGAGCCAGAAGCTGAAGCCGACGCAGGAGGACAACCCAATCCGAAGATGCTACCAGAAAACCAAGTACTTCGTGCTAGATAACTGGCAGAGAGTCTGGGTTATGATGCTCTGGCTTGTCATAGTTTCCGGTTTATTTGCATACAAGTTTCTGCAGTACCGCGAAAAAGAGGCGGCGTTCGAGGTGATGGGATATTGTGTCTGCATTGCCAAAGGAGGAGCAGAGATTCTCAAGTTCAACATGGCCTTGATTCTGCTTCCCGTCTGCCGAAACACAATTACTTGGCTCCGAAACAGGACCAAATTAGGCGTTGTCGTCCCGTTTGATGACAACTTAAATTTCCACAAG GTCATTGCTGTTGGAATCATAGTTGGAGTTGGACTACATGCGGGGTCGCATTTGACGTGCGATTTTCCACGGATTCTACACGCGACCGAAGATGAGTACGAGGACTTGAAACCTTACTTCGGCGAGGAGCAGCCTCCGAACTACTGGTGGTTTGTGAAGGGAGTGGAAGGGTGGACAGGTATTTTGATGGTGGTATTGATGACCATAGCCTTCACATTGGCAACTCCTTGGTTCAGAAGAAACAAACTCAATTTGCCAAAGCCTCTCaagaagctcactggcttcaatGCCTTCTGGTATTCCCACCACCTGTTTGTCATTGTCTATGGTCTCCTCATTGTCCACGGCATCAAGCTCTACCTTACCAAGGAGTGGTATAACAAAACG ACATGGATGTATTTGGCGGTTCCGGTCACCCTCTACGCTTGCGAAAGGTTGATTAGAGCTTTTAGATCAAGCATCAAGCCAGTCAAGATTATTAAG GTTGCTGTTTATCCTGGAAATGTTCTTGCACTGCACATGTCGAAACCTCAGGGCTTCAAATACAAGAGCGGGCAGTACATGTTTGTCAACTGCGCTGCGGTTTCTCCTTTCGAATG GCACCCGTTTTCCATCACCTCAGCGCCTGGAGACGACTACCTGAGTGTACACATTCGAACACTAGGCGATTGGACGCGGCAGCTCAAAACTGTTTTCTCTGAG ATTTGTCAGCCACCAACTGGTGGGAGGAGTGGCCTACTCAGAGCTGATATGCAAGGAGGAAACAATCCCAG CTTCCCTAAGATATTGATAGACGGTCCATACGGAGCACCGGCACAGGACTACAAGAAATACGACGTCGTATTGCTTGTAGGGCTCGGAATCGGAGCCACTCCCATGGTGAGCATTGTGAAGGACATCATCAACAACATGAAGATGAAGGGCAAGGAAGATGATGATTCGGAGTCCGCCCTAGAAAGCGGCAGGGCCACTCCGAATGCCTCGAGCCATAACAACAGCAACACTGGGAAGAACAAGAGCAACAAAGGGTTCAAGACCAGAAAAGCCTACTACTATTGGGTGACGAGAGAACAAGGCTCGTTTGAGTGGTTCAAAGGGATTCTGAATGAGGTGGCGGACATGGACGAGAAGGGTGTGATCGAGATGCACAACTACTGCACCAGTGTGTACGAGGAAGGGGATGCCAGGTCAGCCCTCATTGCCATGCTGCAGTCCCTCCACCACGCCAAGAACGGCGTCGACGTGGTGTCCGGCACACGCGTCAAATCCCACTTCGCCAAACCCAACTGGCGCCAAGTTTACAAGGATATCGCCCGCCACCATCCGGGCAGCCGAGTGG GGGTGTTCTACTGTGGGGCACCAGCACTAACGAAGGACCTGAAGGAGTTGGCGTTGTACTTTTCACACAAGACGACCACAAAGTTCGAGTTCCACAAAGAGAATTTCTAA
- the LOC103423903 gene encoding uncharacterized protein has protein sequence MGSHHVSRAQLRSKDKARPIGTIKLIKSDGLVLVYHQPIHVSEVTSEFPKHQVCRSDSFYIGQKIPALSEDDQLQLGHKYFLLPQQFFQSVLSFVTIASFSNTKDSSRNAFLRKAASCEPFDIQKTPSGCLRIRVSDEFISQLLEEKKLNEEEDTAATEAKSRVCTTAQLQKDYTQLVGSRLWKPRLEPIREVREKRRKLSSFGMRRSCKKKSQLNSSKASQKQKSSSANGSSKAKIKIKSSRK, from the coding sequence ATGGGCAGCCACCACGTATCTCGCGCGCAGCTCCGTTCCAAAGACAAAGCCCGCCCGATCGGCACCATCAAGCTCATCAAATCGGACGGGCTTGTGTTGGTCTACCACCAACCAATCCACGTTTCGGAAGTCACGTCGGAGTTTCCGAAACACCAAGTGTGCCGGTCCGATTCTTTTTACATCGGGCAGAAGATCCCGGCACTGTCGGAGGATGACCAGCTCCAGCTCGGCCACAAGTACTTTCTCCTCCCCCAGCAGTTTTTCCAATCCGTGCTTTCGTTCGTCACCATTGCTTCCTTCAGCAACACCAAAGACTCGTCCAGAAACGCGTTTCTTAGAAAGGCCGCGAGCTGCGAGCCGTTCGATATACAGAAAACGCCTTCTGGGTGTTTGAGAATACGCGTTTCGGATGAGTTTATATCGCAGCTGCTGGAGGAAAAAAAGCTCAATGAGGAAGAGGACACGGCGGCGACGGAAGCCAAGAGCAGGGTCTGCACAACGGCTCAGCTGCAGAAGGACTACACGCAGCTTGTTGGGTCGCGGCTGTGGAAGCCGAGGCTCGAGCCCATCAGAGAGGTTCGGGAGAAGAGAAGAAAGCTTTCTTCTTTTGGGATGAGAAGATCTTGCAAGAAGAAATCTCAGCTGAATTCATCCAAAGCTTCTCAGAAGCAAAAGAGTAGTTCTGCTAATGGTTCTTCCAAAGCCAAGATCAAGATTAAATCATCAAGAAAATGA
- the LOC103423902 gene encoding uncharacterized protein: MAKRWWTIGAAVAIIGTGRELSKHYGLDKDALLKVFAELSDRLGVWAIPLYVAIHTLTLALCLPYAVFFEAAASMLFGFFPAILCVFAAKLLGASLSFWIGRLIFKSSSSAMDWVQKNKYFNVLSRGVERDGWRFVLLARFSPMPSYIINYALAATKVRFVVDFLLPTVIGCMPMILQNTSIGSLAGATVSSASGSQKSQIWSYLFPLLGIVSSVVISLRIKKYSTENLVAKSSPSHDSSNIVSSNDKDLKKGQ; the protein is encoded by the exons ATGGCGAAGAGGTGGTGGACAATCGGGGCTGCGGTGGCGATAATCGGAACAGGGAGGGAGCTGAGCAAGCACTACGGGTTGGACAAGGACGCTTTGCTCAAGGTGTTTGCTGAATTGTCCGATCGGCTGGGAGTATGGGCCATCCCACTGTACGTTGCGATCCACACTCTCACTCTCGCTCTCTGCCTGCCCTACGCCGTCTTCTTCGAGGCCGCCGCTTCAATGCTCTTCGGCTTCTTCCCGGCTATCCTCTGCGTCTTTGCCGCCAAGCTGCTCGGCGCTTCCCTCTCGTTCTGGATTGGCAG GTTAATATTCAAGAGCTCAAGTTCAGCAATGGACTGGGTCCAGAAGAATAAGTACTTCAATGTCCTATCAAGAGGAGTTGAGCGAGATGGTTGGAGGTTTGTCCTACTCGCCCGGTTCTCGCCGATGCCATCTTACATTATAAATTACGCCCTTGCTGCTACAAAAGTTCGGTTTGTTGTGGATTTTCTGCTGCCAACGGTTATTGGATGCATGCCGATGATTTTACAAAACACATCCATTGGCAGCCTGGCTGGTGCTACTGTTTCTTCGGCATCTGGCTCTCAGAAATCTCAAATTTGGTCGTACCTTTTTCCTCTACTAGGAATTGTGTCAAGCGTTGTTATTTCCTTGAGAATTAAGAAGTACTCTACTGAAAATTTAGTGGCTAAATCATCTCCAAGTCACGACTCTAGTAACATAGTTAGCTCTAATGACAAGGACCTGAAAAAGGGTCAGTAA